In the Kitasatospora terrestris genome, one interval contains:
- a CDS encoding ribonucleoside-diphosphate reductase subunit alpha: protein MTVAASVTLPAQGSSPSLGPGGAPIAFTDPGAELLRLLTDRSTDLPQVDPGHVAAAALRGRHAGSDFAELRGLAVEAAASMIAEDPQYSKLAARLLALEIQDEAVSQGAVSFAASIAVGHAEGLIGDVTAAFVAKHADAFDALIDQQGDDRFEYFGLRTVQSRYLLRHPITRKVVETPQHFLLRVAAGLAVGDTEESVAEVAELYTLMSRLEYLTSSPTLFNSGTKHPQMSSCYLLDSPLDNLDSIYNRYAQIARLSKHAGGIGLSYSRIRSRGSLIRGTNGKSNGIVPFLRTLDASVAAVNQGGRRKGAACVYLETWHADIEEFLELRDNTGEEARRTHNLNLAHWIPDEFMRRVNADQEWSLFSPADVPELVDLWGADFDEAYRKAEQAGKAVRTIPAQTLYARMMRTLAQTGNGWMTFKDASNRAANQTALPGRTVHSSNLCTEILEVTDDSETAVCNLGSVNLGAHVAAGATAADLVNAMDWDRLDATVRTAVTFLDRVIDINFYPTTEAGTSNSRWRPVGLGVMGLQDVFFQLRIDFDSADAKTLSTLISERIMLTAYERSADLAEQFGRHEAYGETRAARGELHIDHFPTAAPQWAGRWEALRARIATTGLRNSLLLAIAPTATIASIAGVYECIEPQVSNLFKRETLSGEFLQVNPYLVRELKELGVWDQQTRDALRDANGSVQELNWLPQEVRSLYRTAWELPQRALIDLAAARMPYIDQSQSLNLFMAAPTIGKLSSMYAYAWKVGLKTTYYLRSRPATRIAQAASGAARTAAPQPVNTPTLSQEEQDAIACSLENPESCEACQ from the coding sequence TTGACCGTCGCTGCCTCAGTCACCCTGCCCGCCCAGGGATCCTCCCCCAGCCTTGGGCCGGGAGGTGCCCCCATCGCCTTCACCGACCCCGGGGCAGAACTGCTTCGGCTGCTCACCGACCGCAGCACCGACCTCCCCCAGGTGGACCCCGGCCACGTCGCCGCCGCCGCGCTGCGCGGCCGCCACGCCGGTTCGGACTTCGCCGAGCTGCGCGGGCTGGCCGTGGAGGCCGCCGCGTCGATGATCGCCGAGGACCCGCAGTACTCGAAGCTCGCGGCCCGCCTGCTCGCCCTGGAGATCCAGGACGAGGCGGTCTCCCAGGGCGCCGTCTCCTTCGCCGCCTCGATCGCCGTCGGCCACGCCGAGGGCCTGATCGGCGACGTCACCGCGGCCTTCGTCGCGAAGCACGCGGACGCCTTCGACGCGCTGATCGACCAGCAGGGCGACGACCGCTTCGAGTACTTCGGCCTGCGCACCGTGCAGTCCCGCTACCTGCTGCGCCACCCGATCACCCGCAAGGTCGTCGAGACCCCGCAGCACTTCCTGCTCCGCGTGGCGGCGGGCCTGGCGGTCGGCGACACCGAGGAGTCGGTCGCCGAGGTGGCCGAGCTCTACACCCTGATGAGCCGTCTGGAGTACCTGACCAGCTCCCCGACGCTGTTCAACTCCGGCACCAAGCACCCGCAGATGTCCTCCTGCTACCTGCTGGACTCGCCGCTGGACAACCTGGACTCGATCTACAACCGCTACGCGCAGATCGCCCGGCTGTCCAAGCACGCCGGCGGCATCGGCCTGTCCTACTCCCGGATCCGCTCGCGCGGTTCGCTGATCCGCGGCACCAACGGCAAGTCCAACGGCATCGTGCCGTTCCTGCGCACCCTGGACGCCTCGGTCGCCGCCGTCAACCAGGGCGGCCGCCGCAAGGGCGCGGCCTGCGTCTACCTGGAGACCTGGCACGCGGACATCGAGGAGTTCCTGGAGCTGCGCGACAACACCGGCGAGGAGGCCCGCCGGACCCACAACCTCAACCTGGCGCACTGGATCCCGGACGAGTTCATGCGCCGGGTCAACGCCGACCAGGAGTGGTCGCTGTTCTCCCCCGCCGACGTCCCCGAGCTGGTCGACCTGTGGGGCGCCGACTTCGACGAGGCGTACCGCAAGGCCGAGCAGGCCGGCAAGGCCGTCCGCACCATCCCGGCGCAGACCCTGTACGCCCGGATGATGCGCACCCTGGCGCAGACCGGCAACGGCTGGATGACCTTCAAGGACGCCTCCAACCGGGCCGCCAACCAGACCGCGCTGCCGGGCCGCACGGTGCACTCCTCCAACCTGTGCACCGAGATCCTGGAGGTCACCGACGACTCCGAGACCGCGGTCTGCAACCTCGGCTCGGTCAACCTCGGTGCCCACGTCGCCGCCGGCGCCACCGCCGCCGACCTGGTGAACGCGATGGACTGGGACCGCCTGGACGCCACCGTGCGCACCGCGGTGACCTTCCTGGACCGGGTCATCGACATCAACTTCTACCCGACCACCGAGGCCGGCACCTCCAACTCCCGCTGGCGGCCGGTGGGCCTCGGCGTGATGGGCCTGCAGGACGTCTTCTTCCAGCTGCGGATCGACTTCGACTCCGCCGACGCGAAGACCCTCTCCACCCTGATCTCCGAGCGCATCATGCTCACCGCCTACGAGCGCTCCGCGGACCTGGCCGAGCAGTTCGGCCGCCACGAGGCGTACGGCGAGACCCGCGCCGCCCGCGGCGAGCTGCACATCGACCACTTCCCGACCGCCGCCCCGCAGTGGGCCGGCCGCTGGGAGGCGCTGCGCGCCCGGATCGCCACCACCGGCCTGCGCAACTCGCTGCTGCTGGCGATCGCGCCGACCGCGACCATCGCCTCGATCGCCGGCGTCTACGAGTGCATCGAGCCGCAGGTCTCCAACCTGTTCAAGCGCGAGACGCTGTCCGGCGAGTTCCTCCAGGTCAACCCGTACCTGGTGCGCGAGCTCAAGGAGCTCGGCGTCTGGGACCAGCAGACCCGGGACGCGCTGCGCGACGCCAACGGCTCCGTCCAGGAGCTGAACTGGCTGCCGCAGGAGGTCCGCTCGCTGTACCGCACGGCGTGGGAGCTGCCCCAGCGCGCGCTGATCGACCTGGCCGCGGCCCGCATGCCGTACATCGACCAGAGCCAGTCGCTGAACCTCTTCATGGCGGCGCCGACCATCGGCAAGCTCAGCTCGATGTACGCCTACGCGTGGAAGGTCGGTCTGAAGACCACCTACTACCTGCGCTCGCGCCCGGCCACCCGGATCGCCCAGGCCGCCTCCGGCGCCGCCCGCACCGCCGCGCCGCAGCCCGTCAACACCCCGACCCTCTCCCAGGAGGAGCAGGACGCCATCGCCTGCTCGCTGGAGAACCCCGAGTCCTGCGAGGCCTGCCAGTGA
- a CDS encoding GNAT family N-acetyltransferase: MDTVIRRARPEDLVAAGDVTVEAFVGDGHTPADGDYVRLLRDTVRRSAEAELLVAVDAADGRVLGCVTFAVGGTEWADIARPEEGEIRMLAVGAAARGRGVGEALVRAAMDRSRELGLAGMAFSTRPAMTAAHRLYERLGFVRTPSRDWEPRPGIDLLVYALAF, from the coding sequence ATGGACACCGTCATCCGCCGCGCCCGCCCCGAGGACCTCGTCGCCGCGGGTGACGTCACCGTCGAGGCGTTCGTCGGCGACGGCCACACCCCTGCGGACGGCGACTACGTCCGGCTCCTGCGCGACACCGTCCGGCGCAGCGCGGAGGCCGAGCTCCTCGTCGCGGTCGACGCCGCGGACGGGAGAGTGCTCGGCTGCGTGACCTTCGCGGTCGGCGGCACCGAGTGGGCCGACATCGCCCGACCCGAGGAGGGCGAGATCCGGATGCTCGCGGTCGGCGCGGCCGCCCGCGGGCGCGGGGTCGGCGAGGCGCTGGTGCGGGCGGCGATGGACCGCAGCCGCGAGCTGGGGCTGGCCGGGATGGCGTTCTCCACCCGGCCCGCGATGACCGCCGCGCACCGCCTGTACGAGCGCCTGGGCTTCGTCCGGACCCCTTCCCGGGACTGGGAGCCGCGGCCCGGAATCGACCTCCTGGTGTACGCGTTGGCCTTCTGA
- a CDS encoding helix-turn-helix domain-containing protein, producing the protein MLKNVVAVVLEEVHPFELGVACEVFGLDRGEEGLPVYDFALVGDRPGPMRTHAGFTVDVPHGPERIAQADLVVATATGVRDSYPEPLLEALRAAHDRGAYLLSICSGSFLLGAAGLLDGRRSTTHWKHAETMARRFPLTTVEPDVLYVDDDPVITSAGTAAGIDACLHLVRKVQGAEVARGIARRMVVAPHRDGGQAQFINRPLPEADGESLGPVLEWMRQHLDEETTVDRLAALAHMSPRTFARRFQQETGTTPHRWLTGQRILHAQRLLESTAEPIDAIASRSGFGNAATLRHHFGRRLGTTPQAYRRAFAGA; encoded by the coding sequence ATGCTGAAGAACGTCGTCGCCGTGGTCCTGGAAGAGGTCCACCCCTTCGAACTCGGGGTCGCCTGCGAGGTCTTCGGCCTCGACCGCGGCGAGGAGGGCCTGCCGGTCTACGACTTCGCCCTGGTCGGCGACCGGCCCGGCCCGATGCGCACCCACGCGGGCTTCACCGTCGACGTCCCGCACGGCCCCGAGCGGATCGCGCAGGCCGACCTGGTCGTCGCCACCGCCACCGGGGTCCGCGACAGCTACCCGGAGCCGCTGCTGGAGGCGCTGCGCGCGGCCCACGACCGCGGCGCGTACCTGCTCTCCATCTGCAGCGGCAGCTTCCTGCTCGGCGCCGCCGGGCTGCTGGACGGCCGGCGCTCCACCACCCACTGGAAGCACGCCGAGACCATGGCCCGGCGCTTCCCGCTCACCACCGTCGAGCCCGACGTGCTCTACGTCGACGACGACCCGGTGATCACCTCCGCCGGCACGGCCGCCGGGATCGACGCCTGCCTGCACCTGGTCCGCAAGGTGCAGGGCGCCGAGGTCGCCCGCGGCATCGCCCGGCGGATGGTGGTCGCCCCGCACCGGGACGGCGGCCAGGCCCAGTTCATCAACCGGCCGCTGCCCGAGGCGGACGGCGAGTCGCTCGGCCCGGTGCTCGAATGGATGCGGCAGCACCTCGACGAGGAGACCACCGTCGACCGGCTGGCCGCCCTCGCCCACATGTCGCCGCGCACCTTCGCCCGCCGCTTCCAGCAGGAGACCGGCACCACCCCGCACCGCTGGCTCACCGGGCAGCGCATCCTGCACGCCCAGCGGCTGCTGGAGTCCACCGCCGAGCCGATCGACGCGATCGCCTCCCGCAGCGGCTTCGGCAACGCCGCCACGCTCCGCCACCACTTCGGCCGCCGCCTCGGCACCACCCCGCAGGCGTACCGGAGGGCCTTCGCGGGCGCCTGA
- a CDS encoding histidine phosphatase family protein yields MADVTTISNGHRTHQGGALLPSVLIATRHGESVANVEFRNADASGALTVPIGSRDADIPLSMHGQAQAQALGRWWAALPPADRPRSVWCSPYVRTAETARIALAQASGLGAVPVALPVRYDERLRDRELGVLEMLTKAAIEKEHPAEAARRRKMGELYYRPPGGESWLDVALRVRSVLRDVCEEEAGRPVLLVAHDCTVLMLRHVLDRLSEPDLLALPPVANCSTSLWRPQAGRLLPDGWNGTDHL; encoded by the coding sequence ATGGCAGACGTCACCACCATCTCCAACGGGCACCGCACGCACCAGGGCGGCGCCCTGCTGCCCTCGGTGCTCATCGCCACCAGGCACGGCGAGTCCGTGGCCAACGTCGAGTTCCGGAACGCGGACGCGTCCGGCGCCCTGACCGTCCCGATCGGGAGCAGAGACGCCGACATCCCGCTCTCGATGCACGGCCAGGCCCAGGCCCAGGCGCTCGGCCGCTGGTGGGCCGCCCTGCCGCCGGCCGACCGGCCGCGCTCGGTCTGGTGCTCCCCGTACGTGCGCACCGCCGAGACCGCCCGGATCGCGCTCGCCCAGGCCTCCGGGCTCGGCGCGGTGCCGGTGGCGCTGCCGGTCCGCTACGACGAGCGGCTGCGCGACCGGGAGCTCGGGGTGCTGGAGATGCTGACCAAGGCGGCGATCGAGAAGGAGCACCCGGCGGAGGCGGCCCGGCGCCGCAAGATGGGCGAGCTGTACTACCGGCCGCCGGGCGGGGAGTCCTGGCTGGACGTGGCGCTGAGGGTGCGCAGCGTGCTGCGGGACGTCTGCGAGGAGGAGGCCGGCCGGCCGGTCCTGCTGGTCGCGCACGACTGCACCGTGCTGATGCTGCGGCACGTCCTCGACCGCCTCTCCGAGCCCGACCTGCTGGCCCTGCCGCCGGTCGCCAACTGCTCCACCAGCCTCTGGCGCCCGCAGGCCGGCCGCCTCCTCCCCGACGGCTGGAACGGCACCGACCACCTCTGA
- the mctP gene encoding monocarboxylate uptake permease MctP: MKDVNWVALTVFLLFFVLVTVMGFLASRWRRADDALHLDEWGLGGRSFGTWITWFLLGGDLYTAYTFIAVPAAIYATGAAGFFAVPYTIIAYPLVFLFLPRLWSVSRVHGYVTPADFVRGRYGSKALSLVVALTGILATMPYIALQLVGIQAVLDVLGVGGSGNWFMKDLPLFLAFGVLAAYTYSSGLRAPALIAFVKDTLIYVVIIVAVIYIPMRLGGYGHVFDSAAQKFSTVNPATGKPIGSLILGEKAHWTYATLAFGSALALFMYPHSVTGVLASKSRNTVRRNMAIMPAYSLMLGLLALLGFMAIAAGVGKGVKGYNNQLAVPQLFENMFPDWFTGVAFAAIGIGALVPAAIMSIAAANLFTRNVYKEFLNPAATPADETKVAKVASLLVKVGALVFVLLMDKQAAINLQLLGGLWILQTAVSIVAGLFTRWFHRWALLAGWAVGMAYGTWKAYGISSPATKHFGGNSAEIPVIGQIGYIGLTAFVLNVLVAVALTLVLKAVKAPEGLDETATADYSADAGDEALKDAPQPAAAH, translated from the coding sequence GTGAAGGACGTCAACTGGGTCGCACTGACCGTCTTCCTGCTCTTCTTCGTCCTGGTCACCGTGATGGGCTTCCTGGCCTCGCGCTGGCGCAGGGCGGACGACGCCCTGCACCTGGACGAGTGGGGTCTGGGCGGCCGCAGCTTCGGCACCTGGATCACCTGGTTCCTGCTCGGCGGCGACCTGTACACCGCGTACACGTTCATCGCCGTCCCGGCGGCGATCTACGCGACGGGCGCGGCGGGCTTCTTCGCGGTGCCGTACACGATCATCGCCTACCCGCTGGTCTTCCTGTTCCTGCCGCGGCTGTGGTCGGTCTCCCGGGTGCACGGGTACGTGACCCCGGCGGACTTCGTCCGGGGCCGGTACGGCTCGAAGGCGCTGTCCCTGGTGGTGGCGCTGACCGGGATCCTGGCGACGATGCCGTACATCGCGCTGCAGCTGGTCGGCATCCAGGCGGTGCTGGACGTGCTGGGCGTGGGCGGCAGCGGCAACTGGTTCATGAAGGACCTGCCGCTGTTCCTGGCGTTCGGCGTGCTGGCGGCGTACACGTACTCCTCGGGCCTGCGGGCGCCGGCGCTGATCGCGTTCGTCAAGGACACCCTGATCTACGTGGTGATCATCGTCGCGGTGATCTACATCCCGATGCGGCTGGGCGGCTACGGCCACGTCTTCGACTCGGCGGCGCAGAAGTTCTCCACGGTGAACCCGGCGACCGGCAAGCCGATCGGCTCGCTGATCCTCGGCGAGAAGGCGCACTGGACGTACGCGACGCTGGCGTTCGGTTCGGCGCTGGCGCTGTTCATGTACCCGCACTCGGTGACCGGCGTGCTGGCGTCGAAGTCGCGCAACACGGTGCGCCGCAACATGGCGATCATGCCGGCGTACTCGCTGATGCTGGGCCTGCTGGCGCTGCTGGGCTTCATGGCGATCGCGGCGGGCGTGGGCAAGGGCGTGAAGGGCTACAACAACCAGCTGGCGGTGCCGCAGCTGTTCGAGAACATGTTCCCGGACTGGTTCACCGGTGTGGCGTTCGCGGCGATCGGCATCGGCGCGCTGGTGCCGGCCGCGATCATGTCGATCGCGGCGGCCAACCTGTTCACCCGCAACGTGTACAAGGAGTTCCTGAACCCGGCGGCCACCCCGGCGGACGAGACCAAGGTGGCCAAGGTCGCCTCGCTGCTGGTGAAGGTCGGCGCGCTGGTCTTCGTGCTGCTGATGGACAAGCAGGCCGCGATCAACCTGCAGCTGCTGGGCGGCCTGTGGATCCTGCAGACCGCGGTCTCCATCGTGGCGGGCCTGTTCACCCGGTGGTTCCACCGCTGGGCGCTGCTGGCCGGCTGGGCGGTCGGCATGGCGTACGGCACCTGGAAGGCGTACGGGATCTCCTCGCCGGCCACCAAGCACTTCGGCGGCAACTCGGCCGAGATCCCGGTGATCGGGCAGATCGGCTACATCGGCCTGACCGCCTTCGTGCTCAACGTGCTGGTGGCCGTCGCGCTGACGCTGGTGCTGAAGGCCGTGAAGGCCCCCGAGGGGCTCGACGAGACCGCCACCGCGGACTACAGCGCGGACGCCGGCGACGAGGCCCTGAAGGACGCTCCGCAGCCCGCTGCGGCGCACTGA
- a CDS encoding DUF3311 domain-containing protein, with the protein MSSETNLPAVTPARVLAGLCLAVPIVAMLWVASYSKADPELGGMPFFYWYQLAWVPVSAVFTVGAYLLINRDEKARKAARGGDAL; encoded by the coding sequence ATGTCGTCAGAAACGAACCTCCCGGCGGTCACACCCGCCCGGGTCCTGGCCGGGCTGTGCCTGGCCGTGCCGATCGTCGCCATGCTCTGGGTCGCGTCGTACAGCAAGGCCGACCCGGAGCTCGGCGGGATGCCGTTCTTCTACTGGTACCAGCTGGCGTGGGTGCCGGTCTCGGCGGTGTTCACGGTCGGTGCGTACCTGCTGATCAACCGCGACGAGAAGGCCCGCAAGGCCGCCCGCGGGGGTGACGCGCTGTGA